The following coding sequences lie in one Deltaproteobacteria bacterium genomic window:
- the rpsB gene encoding 30S ribosomal protein S2, with amino-acid sequence MANISMKLLLEAGVHFGHQTNKWNPKMKPYIFGARNNIYIIDLQQTVGFFQAAYNFIVNTVSEGGELLFVGTKKQAQEAIREEATRCDMPYVSQRWLGGMLTNFGTVKKSIDRLNYLDKMFTDDSIRAFPKKEILILQKEKEKLEKVLGGIRNMKGHPSSVFIVDPKREDIAIREAKRLGIPIVAIVDTNCDPDDIDYIIPGNDDAIRAIKLFSSKFADAVLEGKKRFEERVQAESNKEIEAEELSVEPLDAGEDEDVPESVETKEEASSETEDHD; translated from the coding sequence ATGGCCAACATTTCCATGAAACTGTTGTTGGAGGCGGGTGTTCACTTTGGGCATCAGACGAACAAGTGGAACCCGAAAATGAAACCTTATATCTTCGGGGCTCGGAACAATATCTACATCATTGATCTGCAGCAGACTGTGGGCTTTTTTCAGGCGGCGTATAACTTTATCGTCAACACCGTAAGCGAAGGCGGTGAATTGCTGTTTGTAGGCACCAAAAAGCAGGCACAGGAGGCGATTCGGGAGGAAGCGACCCGCTGTGATATGCCTTACGTGAGTCAACGATGGCTTGGCGGTATGCTGACCAATTTTGGGACGGTCAAAAAGAGCATTGACCGCTTGAACTATCTGGACAAGATGTTTACCGATGATTCGATCCGTGCTTTTCCGAAGAAGGAAATTTTAATTCTCCAAAAGGAAAAGGAAAAGCTTGAGAAAGTTCTTGGTGGGATCCGCAACATGAAGGGGCATCCCTCCTCTGTTTTCATAGTCGATCCGAAACGGGAAGACATTGCAATCAGGGAAGCCAAAAGGCTGGGCATTCCCATTGTGGCCATTGTCGATACGAACTGTGATCCCGATGATATTGATTATATCATCCCTGGTAACGACGATGCGATCCGGGCAATCAAACTCTTTTCATCGAAGTTCGCCGATGCGGTTTTGGAAGGTAAAAAGCGATTTGAAGAACGGGTTCAGGCTGAAAGCAACAAGGAAATCGAAGCGGAAGAACTGAGTGTAGAACCTCTGGATGCGGGTGAGGATGAGGATGTGCCGGAGAGCGTGGAAACAAAAGAGGAAGCTTCCTCAGAAACCGAAGACCATGATTAA
- the tsf gene encoding translation elongation factor Ts: MNITSTMVKDLRDKTGAGMMDCKEALTASGGDLDKAVDYLRKKGMSAATKRSSKAAKDGTVATYVHMGGKIGVMVELNCETDFVAKTDHFQAMAKDLAMQVAATNPVYVNAQEIPEEALEREKDIYRSQLLAEKKPEKIWDKIIEGKLNKFYEEVCLVNQKFIKDDSMTVATLVNNMIAKTGENIIIRRFARFQLGEEIGG, translated from the coding sequence TTGAATATTACATCGACAATGGTGAAGGATTTAAGGGATAAAACAGGCGCCGGCATGATGGATTGCAAGGAGGCACTGACGGCCTCCGGTGGCGACTTGGATAAGGCGGTTGATTATTTACGAAAAAAAGGCATGTCCGCGGCGACGAAACGATCTTCCAAGGCGGCAAAAGACGGGACGGTCGCCACCTATGTCCATATGGGCGGCAAGATCGGGGTAATGGTGGAGTTGAACTGCGAAACGGATTTTGTTGCAAAAACGGATCATTTCCAGGCCATGGCAAAGGACCTTGCCATGCAGGTTGCGGCGACCAACCCCGTTTACGTCAATGCTCAGGAGATTCCCGAGGAGGCCCTGGAAAGAGAGAAGGACATCTACCGGAGTCAGTTGCTGGCGGAAAAAAAGCCGGAAAAAATCTGGGATAAAATCATTGAAGGAAAACTCAACAAATTTTATGAGGAAGTTTGCCTGGTGAATCAAAAGTTTATCAAGGATGACAGCATGACGGTTGCCACATTGGTGAACAACATGATCGCCAAGACGGGTGAAAATATTATTATTCGGCGTTTTGCCCGCTTTCAGCTCGGTGAAGAAATCGGGGGATAA
- a CDS encoding UMP kinase: protein MQSPQYKRILIKVSGEALMGRRSFGVDPDVVDEIAHEIKEASELGVQIGVVVGGGNIFRGVEVSAKGMDRTTADYMGMLATMINSLALQSALEKLGIETRVQSAIEVKEVAEAYIQRRAIRHLEKGRIVIFGGGTGNPYFTTDTAATLRALEIKADILMKATKVDGIYNKDPIMSHDAVFFDRIGFTDILTQNLRVMDATAISLCRDNNLSVLVFNLLTKGNIKRAICGERIGTIVGG from the coding sequence ATGCAGTCGCCACAGTATAAGCGCATCCTGATCAAGGTTAGCGGCGAAGCCCTGATGGGCCGGCGTTCCTTCGGGGTGGATCCCGATGTGGTCGATGAGATCGCACATGAGATCAAGGAGGCGTCGGAATTGGGTGTCCAGATCGGAGTGGTTGTCGGCGGCGGGAATATTTTCCGGGGCGTCGAAGTAAGCGCCAAAGGGATGGATCGCACCACAGCTGATTATATGGGGATGCTCGCCACGATGATCAACAGCCTGGCCCTCCAGAGCGCTCTGGAAAAACTGGGAATAGAGACGCGCGTGCAGTCGGCTATTGAAGTTAAAGAGGTTGCGGAGGCGTACATTCAAAGAAGAGCGATCCGCCATCTGGAAAAGGGCAGGATCGTTATTTTCGGAGGAGGAACGGGGAACCCCTATTTTACGACAGATACGGCGGCCACTCTAAGAGCGCTGGAAATTAAAGCGGATATCCTGATGAAAGCGACCAAGGTGGACGGCATTTATAACAAGGATCCCATTATGTCCCATGATGCGGTTTTTTTTGATCGTATCGGCTTCACCGATATTTTGACACAGAATCTGAGAGTTATGGACGCCACAGCGATTTCGCTTTGCAGGGACAACAACCTTTCTGTTTTGGTGTTTAATCTTTTAACGAAAGGAAATATCAAGCGCGCCATTTGTGGAGAAAGGATTGGTACAATAGTCGGAGGTTAA
- the frr gene encoding ribosome recycling factor, with translation MTELIFEELTKNMDKGIAALDKSFSKVRTGRASIALLDGIKVEYYGTMTPLNQMATLSVPESRLILISPWDSSVISLIEKALHKSDLGLMPSNDGKLIRLSIPPLTEERRKELVKVVKKMSEEAKVNIRNIRRDANEQLKELKKDNTLSEDDLFRQQEEVQKITNKYIEKVDQVLTSKEKEIMEI, from the coding sequence ATGACGGAACTGATTTTTGAAGAACTCACAAAAAATATGGATAAGGGCATTGCCGCTCTCGATAAATCGTTTAGCAAGGTCCGGACGGGGCGCGCATCGATTGCCCTCCTTGACGGGATAAAAGTGGAATATTACGGAACGATGACTCCTCTGAACCAGATGGCCACCTTGTCTGTTCCGGAGAGCCGGCTTATTCTGATTTCACCGTGGGATAGCAGTGTCATCAGCTTAATCGAAAAAGCCCTTCACAAGTCCGATCTGGGGTTGATGCCCAGCAACGATGGCAAGTTGATTCGATTGTCCATTCCCCCTTTGACGGAAGAAAGAAGAAAAGAACTTGTCAAAGTCGTTAAAAAAATGTCAGAGGAGGCGAAAGTAAATATTCGGAATATTCGCCGAGACGCAAATGAACAGCTTAAGGAATTGAAGAAAGACAACACCCTTTCTGAAGACGACCTGTTCCGCCAGCAGGAGGAGGTTCAGAAAATCACCAATAAGTATATTGAAAAAGTGGATCAGGTCTTGACGTCGAAGGAAAAGGAAATTATGGAAATATGA
- a CDS encoding isoprenyl transferase yields the protein MTKKSQIIPQHIAIIMDGNGRWAQKHAMGRISGHKKGAEAVRVVTRACRELGVRYLTLYAFSVDNWSRPITEVNALMRLLSEYLTSELMEMQQTGIRLNIIGNISRIKPSLQDKIHGVCKQTADNHDMVLTLALNYSGRDDITEAVKGLFADFQSGRYSWEDMTNELLGRYLSTADMPDPDLLIRTSGEYRLSNFLLWQSAYTEFYFTDVLWPDFGKAELLAAIEEFRKRERRFGKTSAQLGKGMTR from the coding sequence ATGACTAAAAAAAGTCAAATTATTCCCCAACATATCGCTATCATTATGGATGGAAACGGGCGATGGGCGCAAAAGCATGCGATGGGACGCATTTCCGGCCATAAAAAAGGTGCGGAGGCTGTGCGTGTCGTTACCAGGGCATGTCGCGAACTCGGTGTAAGGTATCTTACGCTTTACGCCTTTTCCGTGGACAACTGGTCCAGACCCATAACGGAAGTGAACGCATTGATGAGGCTTCTGTCCGAGTATCTGACGTCAGAACTTATGGAAATGCAACAAACGGGCATTCGTCTGAACATCATCGGGAACATATCCCGCATAAAACCCTCGTTACAGGATAAAATTCATGGGGTATGCAAACAAACCGCTGATAACCATGACATGGTTTTGACCTTGGCTTTGAACTACAGCGGTCGTGACGATATCACGGAAGCCGTCAAAGGGCTTTTTGCCGATTTTCAGTCTGGACGATATTCATGGGAAGACATGACGAATGAATTATTGGGCCGCTACCTCTCGACAGCGGATATGCCGGATCCGGACCTTTTGATTCGCACGAGCGGTGAATACCGTTTGAGCAATTTTCTGCTCTGGCAGTCGGCTTACACGGAATTTTATTTCACGGATGTTCTGTGGCCGGATTTTGGAAAAGCGGAGCTTCTCGCCGCAATTGAGGAATTTCGTAAGAGGGAAAGAAGATTCGGCAAAACCAGCGCACAGCTCGGGAAAGGAATGACGCGCTAG